Proteins co-encoded in one Ruegeria sp. HKCCD4315 genomic window:
- a CDS encoding PhoH family protein, whose amino-acid sequence MAIGALTPPQDEMPQREAFVEFPDNRLLIDLCGEYDRNLTDIESKLSVQIVRRGNQLVVMGDEDAQKQAVEVLQSLYTRLEGGREVEAADVDRELRMGASEQGTGTRDGDQLEMFKGGSVEIKTRKKLVEPRTDAQKAYVQSLFQNELAFGIGPAGTGKTYLAVAVGVSMFIGGHVDRIILSRPAVEAGEKLGYLPGDMKDKVDPYMQPLYDALNDFLPGKQLAKLIEEKRIEIAPLAFMRGRTLANAFVVLDEAQNATTMQMKMFLTRLGEGSRMVITGDRSQVDLPRGVQSGLADAERLLKTIPNISFNYFTSKDVVRHPLVAAIIEAYEADAGRDTS is encoded by the coding sequence TTGGCCATCGGTGCCCTGACCCCACCGCAAGATGAAATGCCCCAGCGTGAGGCGTTTGTAGAATTTCCCGACAACCGATTGTTGATTGACCTATGCGGCGAGTACGACCGCAATCTGACCGATATAGAAAGCAAGCTTTCGGTCCAGATTGTACGCCGTGGCAACCAGCTGGTTGTCATGGGCGACGAAGATGCTCAGAAACAAGCCGTAGAAGTGCTGCAATCGCTTTATACCCGCCTGGAAGGGGGGCGCGAGGTCGAAGCCGCAGATGTGGATCGCGAGTTGCGAATGGGTGCTTCGGAACAAGGTACGGGCACGCGCGACGGCGATCAGCTTGAGATGTTCAAGGGTGGCTCGGTCGAGATCAAGACCCGCAAGAAACTGGTCGAACCGCGTACAGATGCTCAGAAAGCCTATGTTCAGTCGTTGTTTCAGAACGAATTGGCCTTTGGCATTGGCCCTGCGGGAACAGGTAAAACCTATCTGGCGGTTGCCGTTGGTGTTTCGATGTTTATTGGCGGCCATGTGGATCGAATCATCCTGAGCCGCCCGGCGGTCGAGGCGGGTGAAAAGCTGGGCTATTTGCCTGGTGACATGAAGGACAAGGTCGATCCGTATATGCAGCCGCTTTATGACGCGCTGAACGATTTTCTGCCGGGTAAGCAACTGGCCAAGCTGATCGAGGAAAAACGAATCGAAATCGCCCCGCTGGCATTTATGCGCGGTCGAACTCTGGCTAATGCCTTCGTTGTTCTGGACGAAGCCCAGAACGCGACGACCATGCAGATGAAGATGTTCCTGACCCGTCTGGGTGAAGGCAGCCGAATGGTCATCACCGGCGACAGGTCTCAGGTGGACCTGCCGCGCGGGGTGCAATCCGGCCTGGCGGATGCTGAAAGGTTATTGAAAACGATACCAAATATCAGCTTCAACTATTTCACGTCAAAAGACGTCGTTCGTCACCCGCTTGTCGCCGCCATCATCGAGGCGTATGAGGCCGATGCGGGCCGCGATACCAGTTAA
- a CDS encoding outer membrane beta-barrel protein, which translates to MTTLKNFRISILGRTLPAASLATLLASTTIAGDLKGTVNEPEVISPTSFGSDVSAFYLGLAGGYGSGGDDRFGLRTPAGLFDVGEQDLSGSYGEIRGGWRGILPARGGRDYVYGLEIGYQFGSFDDSVGTQIGGVDVQGGTEVSDVLAIRFKNGLTNRSGRILYFVSVGYLWGDIETTNSITSGGSTQNFAVTDRRNGYSASIGAEHKLTDNWSITGEYEYVQFDSKTVQFSSGFSTKSTPKYGGLRFGLNYTF; encoded by the coding sequence GTGACGACCCTTAAGAACTTCAGGATTTCAATACTTGGCAGAACACTTCCCGCAGCGTCACTTGCTACTCTTCTGGCTAGTACAACAATTGCAGGTGATCTGAAGGGCACAGTGAACGAGCCTGAAGTGATCAGCCCGACTAGTTTCGGCAGCGATGTCAGCGCCTTTTATCTGGGATTGGCCGGCGGTTATGGCTCGGGGGGCGATGATCGCTTCGGTCTAAGAACACCCGCCGGGTTGTTCGATGTCGGCGAACAGGATCTGTCTGGTTCTTACGGTGAGATTCGTGGCGGCTGGCGTGGTATCTTGCCTGCCAGAGGTGGCCGTGACTACGTTTATGGTTTGGAAATCGGGTACCAGTTCGGATCCTTTGATGACAGCGTTGGCACCCAGATTGGCGGCGTCGATGTTCAAGGTGGCACCGAGGTGTCCGATGTACTGGCGATCCGGTTTAAAAATGGTCTGACCAACCGCAGCGGCCGAATCCTGTATTTCGTTAGTGTCGGCTATTTGTGGGGTGATATTGAAACGACCAACAGCATCACATCTGGCGGTTCGACGCAGAATTTCGCGGTTACTGATCGGCGGAACGGATACTCTGCCAGCATTGGGGCTGAACATAAACTTACCGACAATTGGTCGATTACCGGTGAATATGAATACGTCCAGTTCGACTCGAAGACCGTCCAGTTCAGTTCAGGTTTTTCTACAAAGTCGACGCCAAAATACGGCGGTCTCAGATTTGGGCTGAACTATACGTTCTGA